A window from Spirochaetota bacterium encodes these proteins:
- the dapB gene encoding 4-hydroxy-tetrahydrodipicolinate reductase, with amino-acid sequence MKIGICGIAGRMGRAILAASLEKGHTISQGLDAPQCPMLGQDVGSAIGKKLNVAIESLPDTALNADAIIDFSAPAATEVLLHKAVQQKIPLVIGTTGFSDAQKERIQKASDSIPIVFSPNMSVGVNLLFKLTQLAASVLKQGYDVEIFEAHHRLKKDSPSGTAKKLIDIVMETRKDLHNAKLMHGREGIVGERTDNEIGVMVMRGGDIVGEHTVYFIASGERIELTHRATSRDNFARGAVMAAEFIVNKKPGLYTMFDVLGL; translated from the coding sequence ATGAAGATAGGAATTTGCGGAATAGCTGGTAGAATGGGCAGGGCAATACTTGCCGCATCTTTAGAAAAAGGGCATACTATTTCACAAGGCTTGGATGCACCGCAATGCCCGATGTTGGGACAGGATGTGGGAAGTGCAATTGGTAAAAAGTTAAATGTTGCTATTGAGTCATTACCAGATACAGCACTTAATGCTGATGCTATTATTGATTTTTCTGCACCCGCTGCTACCGAAGTGCTATTACATAAAGCAGTACAGCAAAAAATACCGTTAGTAATAGGAACAACCGGATTTTCTGATGCACAAAAAGAACGTATACAGAAAGCATCCGATTCTATTCCTATTGTATTTTCACCAAATATGTCGGTTGGGGTTAATCTTTTATTCAAGCTCACACAGCTGGCTGCATCAGTTTTAAAGCAAGGATATGATGTTGAGATATTTGAAGCACATCACCGGTTGAAGAAAGATTCACCATCAGGTACTGCAAAAAAGCTGATTGATATTGTGATGGAAACCCGAAAAGATTTACACAACGCAAAGCTAATGCACGGGCGTGAAGGTATAGTAGGGGAGCGAACAGATAATGAGATTGGCGTTATGGTAATGCGCGGTGGTGATATTGTGGGTGAGCATACCGTATATTTTATTGCCAGTGGCGAACGTATTGAATTAACTCACAGGGCAACCAGCCGTGATAATTTTGCACGAGGTGCAGTTATGGCTGCCGAATTTATAGTAAATAAAAAGCCCGGACTTTATACTATGTTCGATGTGCTGGGATTGTAA
- the dapA gene encoding 4-hydroxy-tetrahydrodipicolinate synthase: protein MFEGVFTALVTPFKNGKIDYNSLEKIIEHQIAGGVDGVVPMGTTGESPTVSYEEHEEFIVRVVKMVNKRVKIIAGTGSNSTDEAIYLSKAAQDAGVDAVLLVNPYYNRPPQRGLIAHFEQIATAISIPVVLYNIPGRTGINFLPESVAELVKRVPNIVAMKEASGDIAQMMNLIELCGDRITLLSGDDNLLLPVLGIGGKGIISVLSNLLPADVKAVVTLFQSGNYEEARKKFYKLLPLCRAMFYETNPIPIKAAMEMAGFCSSEVRLPLVPLSEDNRKKLKEALIAYGVKL, encoded by the coding sequence ATGTTTGAAGGTGTTTTCACAGCCCTTGTTACTCCGTTTAAAAATGGCAAAATTGACTATAATTCACTTGAGAAAATTATTGAGCATCAGATTGCAGGTGGGGTTGATGGAGTTGTTCCCATGGGGACAACTGGTGAGTCGCCCACAGTAAGTTATGAGGAACATGAAGAGTTCATTGTGCGCGTTGTAAAAATGGTAAATAAGCGAGTAAAAATTATCGCTGGTACTGGTTCCAACTCAACTGATGAAGCCATTTATCTTTCAAAAGCAGCGCAGGATGCGGGTGTGGATGCTGTGCTTTTGGTTAACCCATATTATAACAGGCCCCCACAGCGTGGACTTATTGCTCATTTTGAACAAATTGCAACAGCAATATCTATTCCGGTGGTATTGTACAATATTCCAGGAAGAACAGGCATAAATTTTTTACCTGAAAGTGTTGCAGAACTTGTAAAGCGTGTTCCCAATATTGTAGCCATGAAGGAAGCTAGTGGTGATATTGCTCAAATGATGAACCTGATTGAACTATGTGGCGACAGAATCACCCTACTTTCTGGTGATGATAATTTGTTGTTGCCTGTGCTGGGTATTGGTGGAAAAGGGATTATATCAGTGCTATCAAATTTATTGCCTGCAGATGTAAAAGCAGTAGTTACGTTATTTCAATCTGGTAATTATGAAGAAGCTAGGAAGAAATTCTACAAATTGTTACCTTTATGTCGTGCGATGTTCTATGAAACAAATCCTATTCCCATAAAGGCAGCTATGGAAATGGCAGGATTCTGCTCATCTGAGGTGCGTTTGCCACTTGTTCCACTGTCAGAAGATAATCGCAAAAAACTAAAGGAAGCATTAATTGCCTATGGAGTAAAACTATGA